A window of Babesia microti strain RI chromosome III, complete genome contains these coding sequences:
- a CDS encoding hypothetical protein (overlaps_old_locusTagID:BBM_III00400) translates to MSHIHSNRARDERSHSHSSMYDRYDRSSTYRTTISRGYRPSKRGKSANIELKGDYSPDRQRDRYDRRSRHSRSTSRHDDGHSSHIKYRSSSSRHRDRRSSSRCNDRRSRYNVKGYNRSRRDSSSSAETYMRTDEFGRERCSPSYGYRRRVSRSSSISSIEEQADPATDNSTTINGSENLPNEVTLNNIDGSDNANSVELDFSNFAELFGFDSFRSSKGQEHTESDASLANKRTKRKYRQYMNRVGGFNRPLSPK, encoded by the coding sequence ATGAGCCACATACATTCTAATCGCGCCCGCGATGAAAGGAGTCACAGCCATAGTTCGATGTACGATCGATACGACAGATCCTCTACTTATAGAACTACTATAAGTAGAGGATACAGACCTAGCAAGCGTGGCAAATCTGCTAACATAGAACTTAAAGGCGATTATAGCCCGGATAGACAGAGAGATCGTTATGATCGCAGAAGTAGGCATAGCAGATCGACTAGTAGGCATGATGACGGCCACAGTTCACACATCAAATATCGCTCTTCAAGCAGTAGACATAGAGATAGGAGATCATCTAGCAGATGCAACGACCGTAGGTCAAGATATAATGTTAAAGGATATAATCGTAGCAGAAGGGATTCATCATCATCTGCAGAAACTTACATGAGAACAGATGAATTTGGCCGCGAACGTTGTAGCCCGAGTTATGGCTATAGAAGAAGGGTCTCTAGGAGTTCATCAATATCTAGCATAGAAGAACAAGCTGATCCGGCTACCGACAATTCCACTACAATTAACGGTTCtgaaaatttgccaaatgAAGTGACATTGAACAATATTGATGGAAGTGATAATGCCAATTCTGTTGAGTTGGACTTTTCCAACTTCGCCGAGCTATTTGGTTTTGATAGTTTTCGCTCCAGCAAGGGTCAGGAGCACACTGAAAGTGATGCATCTTTGGCAAATAAACGGACTAAAAGAAAGTATCGTCAATATATGAATCGCGTGGGGGGGTTTAATCGCCCTTTATCTCCGAAATAA
- a CDS encoding hypothetical protein (overlaps_old_locusTagID:BBM_III00395), translated as MDSESPMITEYVGSDGQNVNRYDLNEKDAMRSFCFLGGCSLIVVSAIVTLNVFAILTPSIYLLNLFQGLFGLCVMIVEGKNYSSLQKYYMQLEAYARFLTVPNAKAIFYLFLGVNSFILSGMSFMHFIQGIFWMLMAAAILVIPNKN; from the exons ATGGATAGTGAGTCCCCTATGATAACCGAGTACGTCGGCTCCGACGGTCAAAATGTGAACAGGTATGATCTCAACGAGAAAGATGCAATGCGTAGCTTTTGTTTTCTCGGGGGCTGTTCATTAATTGTTGTAAGTGCAATAGTTACACTTAATGTCTTCGCCATTCTAACACCCAGCATATACCTACTTAACCTATTCCAAGG ACTATTCGGATTATGTGTTATGATTGTTGAAGGAAAAAACTATTCTAGcttacaaaaatattatatgcaACTTGAGGCATATGCTAGATTTTTGACTGTTCCAAATGCCAAGGCCATATTTTACCTATTTTTAG GTGTAAACTCGTTTATATTGTCTGGAATGTCATTTATGCACTTTATACAGGGCATTTTCTGGATGTTAATGGCCGCTGCTATATTGGTTATCCCTAACAAGAATTAG
- a CDS encoding SNF2 family N-terminal domain (overlaps_old_locusTagID:BBM_III00405): MGTDSNGSWEHSNFNNKLDCETNVSNVTTGCSEGDNDSHFFVRKKRKQRVLMDSDESSSESSDSAQSTISSTTDSALSELIEALKYTNLVAKNLIQLFKFSSHDLLNFSLSNAKLYDDEIFAGAPKYHLLKEYQKRSVSWLLSLNSLGLGCILADEMGLGKTAQIAVFLSLLYSDVTAQAPLHSTNEELPLFCTFGRKLPSIIAVPASILDHWMNELCCWAPNIANKCIKYHGTPQMRRGLAYEKLSTDNVSIIVTTTSMISSREDMKLLRSAGSLECLIVDEAHLLKNSESLVYKSLDRAFDIRQRILLTGTPLQNRITELSSLLNFVLPFDTGLAFHALNDEIEENFVKYKRNSNVDDTKIFEELEEFIQKIKPSNDVVNNSISLKQKAIQQLISPFVVRRLKCHVIAELPPKSSYIIRVPLKGLQKELYDKEIEEKDKLLIDSSACGADKNLETRMGIHEMDTQPDTQSDIQIDKATTDIEKIRDDEQGHVPESDSSCKGRDTDYMQRRRLKFIKSILFRLRRITNHPFLTVGSYYSKEQVNRVIDYFRKYVEGFRDQTQERVASEISSWCDYEIHQSIRDLGQTSISDLMIPSEQLIQGAKLEKLIELLSTLPHEKTLIFSHFSNFLDIIHETLSVLFPNLPLFRLDGQVKITDRVGLLKDFTNVSGKSVMLISTKTGGSGLNLIAATCVIIMDHDWNPHNDIQAEDRIHRIGQKKPVSIYRICCKDTIEERILAAWVEKLKLNNAFGGDSTLLLQAIQHGKCLDDDIQQL; this comes from the exons ATGGGCACTGATTCCAATGGCAGTTGGGAACACTCCAATTTCAATAACAAATTAGACTGTGAAACTAACGTATCAAATGTGACCACAGGTTGCTCTGAAGGAGACAATGATAGTCATTTTTTCGTGAGAAAGAAGAGGAAGCAAAGGGTATTGATGG ACTCTGATGAATCGTCCAGTGAAAGCTCAGATTCTGCCCAATCCACTATCTCAAGCACCACCGATAGCGCCTTGAGTGAGCTGATAGAGGCACTTaagtatacaaatttggtCGCCAAAAATCTTATCCAACTTTTCAAGTTCTCTTCTCATGACCTATTGAATTTTTCCCTTAGCAATGCTAAGCTTTATGATGATGAGATATTTGCTGGAGCGCCCAAATATCATCTGTTGAAGGAATACCAAAAGCGTAGTGTCAGTTGGTTACTGTCCCTCAATAGCTTGGGTCTGGGGTGTATATTGGCTGATGAAATGGGCTTG gGGAAGACTGCACAAATAGCAGTTTTTTTGAGTCTTTTATATTCCGATGTCACAGCACAAGCTCCGTTGCACTCTACAAATGAAGAATTGCCTTTGTTTTGTACATTTGGGCGAAAACTGCCTTCAATAATAGCCGTTCCTGCGTCTATTTTAGATCATTGGATGAATGAGTTGTGTTGTTGGGCACCAAATATAGCAAACAAgtgtataaaatatcacGGCACACCTCAAATGCGCAGAGGATTGGCctatgaaaaattatccaCAGATAACGTGTCAATAATAGTAACAACAACTTCAATGATTTCTTCCCGCGAAGATATGAAATTGCTCCGTTCTGCTGGGTCGCTAGAATGTCTAATTGTTGACGAAGCACATTTGCTGAAGAATTCTGAATCACTTGTGTATAAAAGCTTGGATCGTGCCTTTGACATACGACAAAGGATACTTTTGACTGGCACCCCATTGCAAAATCGCATAACTGAACTTAGTAGTTTGTTAAACTTTGTTCTCCCCTTCGATACGGGTCTAGCATTCCACGCACTTAACGACGAAATTGaggaaaattttgttaaatataaaagAAATTCCAATGTTGATGATACGAAAATTTTTGAAGAACTCGAAgaatttatccaaaaaatcaaacCTTCAAATGATGTGGTtaacaattcaatttcattaaaaCAAAAAGCAATACAACAGCTAATTTCCCCCTTCGTCGTACGCCGCCTTAAGTGCCACGTCATAGCTGAGCTTCCGCCTAAATCTTCTTACATAATTAGGGTCCCCTTGAAAGGATTGCAAAAGGAATTGTACGATAAAGAAATAGAGGAGAAGGACAAATTGTTAATCGACAGTAGTGCCTGTGGTGCtgacaaaaatttggaGACTAGGATGGGTATTCATGAAATGGATACTCAACCTGATACCCAATCTGACATACAGATTGATAAGGCCACTACtgatattgaaaaaataaggGATGACGAGCAGGGGCATGTGCCTGAGAGTGATAGCAGTTGTAAGGGCCGCGACACAGATTATATGCAAAGGAGACGATTGAAGTTCATAAAATCTATCCTCTTCCGTCTCAGGCGAATAACCAACCATCCATTCTTGACTGTAGGCTCTTATTACTCCAAAGAACAGGTTAATCGAGTGATTGATTACTTTCGAAAATATGTGGAGGGGTTTCGCGATCAAACTCAGGAAAGAGTGGCATCGGAAATATCTTCCTGGTGTGATTATGAAATCCATCAGTCAATACGTGATTTGGGCCAAACTTCAATTTCTGACCTTATGATTCCATCAGAACAATTGATTCAGGGGGCTAAACTTGAAAAGTTGATTGAATTGCTCTCGACATTGCCACATGAGAAGACCCTAATATTTTCACATTTTTCAAACTTCCTAGATATTATTCATGAGACTTTATCCGTTTTATTCCCCAATTTACCCCTGTTTAGGTTGGATGGGCAAGTCAAAATTACAGACCGTGTTGGGCTACTAAAAGACTTCACAAACGTATCCGGTAAATCTGTAATGTTAATATCCACAAAAACAGGTGGATCTGGACTCAATTTGATCGCTGCCACGTGTGTGATAATTATGGATCACGACTGGAATCCGCACAACGATATACAAGCGGAGGATCGTATCCATCGCATTGGACAAAAGAAGCCTGTTAGTATTTATCGCATATGTTGCAAGGATACCATTGAAGAGAGGATTTTGGCGGCATGGGTAGAGAAGCTCAAGCTCAATAATGCCTTTGGCGGTGATTCGACGCTTCTACTGCAGGCTATCCAGCATGGTAAATGTTTGGATGATGATATACAGCAATTGTAG